Proteins encoded in a region of the Pseudomonas denitrificans (nom. rej.) genome:
- the pilP gene encoding type 4a pilus biogenesis lipoprotein PilP: MRGRLIICSFLLLTLNGCGSGSDFADLQSYMDEVRARPKGTIEPMPKFQAYEAFTYSASSLRSPFQPPVKIDLAIKQKGNRVIKPDETRVKQFLEGFNIETFEMVGTLAKDSQVFALVKGAGGVHRVRVGDYLGRNDGKIVAINEAKIDVIEIVPDGEGGWLERPRSLTLKERS, encoded by the coding sequence ATGAGGGGGCGCCTGATCATTTGCAGTTTCCTGCTCCTGACCTTGAACGGTTGTGGCTCGGGTAGTGATTTTGCCGACCTGCAGAGCTACATGGACGAAGTGCGCGCTCGCCCGAAGGGGACGATCGAGCCGATGCCCAAGTTCCAGGCCTATGAAGCCTTTACCTATAGCGCCTCGTCCCTGCGCAGCCCCTTCCAGCCGCCGGTGAAGATCGACCTGGCGATCAAGCAGAAGGGCAACAGGGTCATCAAGCCCGATGAAACACGGGTCAAGCAGTTCCTCGAGGGCTTCAACATCGAAACCTTCGAAATGGTCGGCACCCTGGCCAAGGACAGTCAGGTATTTGCTCTCGTGAAAGGTGCAGGAGGGGTGCATCGGGTACGAGTGGGTGACTACCTTGGGCGCAACGACGGCAAGATCGTTGCGATCAACGAAGCCAAGATCGACGTGATTGAAATCGTTCCTGATGGTGAGGGTGGCTGGCTGGAGCGTCCGCGCAGCCTGACTCTCAAGGAACGCTCCTAA
- the pilO gene encoding type 4a pilus biogenesis protein PilO, protein MSLASSLESLRKVDINDLDLNNLGSWPAAVKVIACILLMAVVLALGYNFHLKELQDQLDRNREEEQTLKQQFSTKAFQAANLEAYKGQMKEMEESFGALLRQLPSDTEVPGLLEDITRTGLGSGLEFEEIKLLPEVTQQFYIELPIQISVVGGYHDLATFVSGVSSLPRIVTLHDFDIKPASSDSTSKLRMSILAKTYRYNDKGVKVTAPAAGAKTGAKK, encoded by the coding sequence ATGAGTCTGGCCAGTTCTCTGGAGAGCTTGCGCAAGGTCGATATCAACGATCTTGACCTGAACAACCTTGGTTCCTGGCCGGCAGCAGTCAAGGTCATCGCCTGTATCCTGCTGATGGCCGTGGTTCTGGCGCTTGGCTACAACTTCCATCTGAAGGAACTGCAGGATCAGCTCGACCGCAATCGCGAGGAAGAGCAGACCCTCAAGCAGCAGTTCTCGACCAAGGCCTTCCAGGCGGCAAACCTGGAAGCCTACAAAGGGCAGATGAAGGAGATGGAAGAGTCCTTCGGCGCCCTGCTGCGTCAGCTGCCGAGTGATACCGAGGTCCCTGGCCTGCTGGAAGATATCACCCGCACTGGCCTGGGTAGTGGCCTGGAGTTCGAAGAGATCAAGCTGCTGCCGGAAGTGACCCAGCAGTTCTATATCGAGCTGCCGATCCAGATCAGCGTCGTAGGCGGATACCACGATCTGGCGACCTTCGTCAGCGGTGTGTCCAGCCTGCCGCGAATCGTCACGCTGCATGACTTCGACATCAAGCCGGCGAGCTCGGACAGCACCTCCAAGCTGCGCATGAGCATCCTGGCGAAAACCTATCGCTACAACGACAAGGGCGTGAAGGTTACTGCCCCGGCGGCTGGAGCGAAGACAGGAGCGAAGAAATGA
- the pilN gene encoding type 4a pilus biogenesis protein PilN, whose translation MARINLLPWREQLREERKQRFLVILGAVLLASGAIVFLGDQYFNSAIENQTARNDFLRKEIAVLDARIKEISELKTRRQQLLERMKIIQDLQGNRPIIGRVFDQLVRTLPDGVFFTELKMSGKSIAIAGAAESNNRVSNLMRNLDSSEWLTSPNLTEVKAVTQGALDQANVFQLTVQQTQPGSEEQDKQSTPQGAKK comes from the coding sequence ATGGCACGCATCAACCTATTGCCGTGGCGGGAGCAGCTGCGCGAGGAGCGCAAGCAGCGCTTCCTGGTGATCCTGGGTGCCGTTCTGCTGGCTTCCGGGGCGATCGTTTTCCTCGGGGATCAGTACTTCAACTCGGCCATCGAGAACCAGACAGCGCGCAACGACTTCCTGCGCAAGGAAATCGCCGTGCTGGATGCGCGTATCAAGGAGATCAGTGAGCTGAAGACCCGTCGCCAGCAATTGCTGGAGCGGATGAAGATCATTCAGGACCTGCAGGGCAACCGCCCGATCATCGGCCGAGTGTTCGACCAACTGGTCCGCACCCTGCCTGATGGCGTGTTCTTCACTGAGCTGAAGATGTCCGGGAAGTCCATTGCCATTGCCGGTGCAGCAGAGTCCAACAACCGCGTCTCCAATCTCATGCGCAACCTCGATTCGTCCGAGTGGCTGACTTCGCCGAACCTGACCGAAGTGAAGGCTGTTACCCAGGGCGCCCTGGATCAGGCGAATGTCTTCCAGTTGACGGTGCAGCAGACCCAGCCCGGCAGTGAGGAACAGGACAAGCAGAGCACCCCGCAAGGAGCCAAGAAATGA
- a CDS encoding pilus assembly protein PilM yields MLGLFNKKANTLLGIDISSTSVKLLELSRSGGRYKVEAYAVEPLPPNAVVEKNIAELEGVGQALSRVVAKARTAVKTSAVAVAGSAVITKTIEMDGGLSDDELENQLKIEADQYIPYPLEEVAIDFEVQGTSARNADRVDVLLAACRKENVEVREAALALAGLTAKVVDVEAYALERAFSLLGDQLGGNADELTVAVVDIGATMTTLSVLHHGRTIYTREQLFGGRQLTEEIQRRYGLSVEEAGLAKKQGGLPDDYDSEVLQPFKDAVVQQVSRSLQFFFAAGQFNDVDYILLAGGTASIPDLDRLIQQKIGTPTLVANPFADMVLSGKVNAGALASDAPALMIACGLAMRSFD; encoded by the coding sequence GTGCTAGGGCTCTTCAATAAGAAAGCGAACACGCTGCTGGGGATAGACATCAGTTCGACTTCGGTCAAACTTCTCGAATTGAGCCGCTCTGGAGGCCGCTACAAGGTAGAGGCCTACGCTGTCGAGCCGCTCCCGCCCAATGCAGTGGTAGAAAAGAACATCGCTGAGCTGGAGGGTGTCGGCCAGGCGCTGTCACGTGTGGTCGCCAAGGCGCGGACCGCAGTGAAAACGTCTGCGGTCGCGGTTGCCGGCTCGGCGGTCATCACTAAAACCATCGAGATGGACGGCGGACTCTCGGACGACGAGCTGGAGAATCAGCTCAAGATCGAGGCCGACCAGTACATCCCCTATCCCCTCGAAGAGGTCGCGATCGACTTCGAGGTGCAGGGCACGTCCGCACGCAACGCGGATCGCGTCGATGTTCTTCTCGCCGCATGCCGGAAGGAGAACGTCGAGGTGCGCGAAGCTGCGCTGGCGCTCGCGGGCCTGACGGCCAAGGTCGTCGACGTCGAAGCCTACGCGCTGGAGCGAGCGTTCAGTCTGCTGGGAGACCAGTTGGGCGGCAATGCCGACGAGCTCACAGTTGCGGTGGTCGATATCGGCGCCACCATGACCACGCTGAGCGTCCTGCACCATGGCCGCACCATCTATACGCGTGAGCAGCTTTTCGGCGGGCGTCAGCTCACCGAGGAGATCCAGCGCCGCTATGGACTGTCGGTCGAGGAAGCGGGTCTCGCCAAGAAGCAGGGCGGTCTTCCGGATGACTACGACAGCGAAGTGTTGCAGCCGTTCAAGGACGCCGTGGTTCAGCAGGTGTCGCGTTCGCTGCAGTTCTTCTTCGCGGCCGGCCAGTTCAACGATGTGGACTACATCCTGCTGGCGGGAGGCACTGCGTCCATCCCTGACCTAGATCGTCTGATCCAGCAGAAGATCGGCACTCCGACCCTGGTGGCCAACCCCTTCGCCGACATGGTGCTGAGTGGCAAGGTCAACGCCGGAGCGCTGGCCAGTGATGCGCCCGCGCTGATGATTGCCTGCGGTCTGGCGATGAGGAGTTTCGACTGA
- a CDS encoding YgjP-like metallopeptidase domain-containing protein, whose amino-acid sequence MQPLRYLQAYPPQLQDQVRQLIEQDRLGEYLERRYPGRHGVQSDKALYGYAMDLKQQYMRTAPAVDKVLYDNKLDVVQRALGLNTAISRVQGGKLKAKKEIRVASLFKDAAPEFLQMIVVHELAHLKERDHSKAFYQLCEHMLPGYHQLEFDLRVYLTWRDLPQ is encoded by the coding sequence ATGCAGCCGCTTCGCTATCTCCAGGCCTATCCGCCACAACTTCAGGACCAGGTGCGCCAGCTCATCGAGCAGGACCGCCTCGGCGAGTACCTGGAGCGCCGCTATCCGGGTCGTCATGGCGTGCAGAGCGACAAGGCGCTGTACGGCTACGCCATGGACCTCAAGCAGCAGTACATGCGCACCGCGCCCGCGGTGGACAAGGTGCTCTACGACAACAAGCTGGACGTGGTGCAGCGCGCGCTGGGCCTGAACACGGCGATCTCCCGCGTGCAGGGCGGCAAGCTCAAGGCGAAGAAGGAAATCCGCGTCGCCTCGCTGTTCAAGGACGCGGCCCCCGAATTCCTGCAGATGATCGTCGTCCACGAACTGGCGCATCTGAAGGAGCGCGATCACAGCAAGGCCTTCTACCAGCTCTGCGAGCACATGCTGCCCGGCTATCACCAGCTGGAGTTCGACCTGCGTGTCTACCTGACCTGGCGCGACCTGCCTCAGTAG
- a CDS encoding class I SAM-dependent methyltransferase — protein sequence MTDVHGSAQEGFSREAKAYAHGRPDYPDELLGWLGEELGIGADTEVVDLGAGTGKFTSLLLRTGAQVTAIEPVAAMREQLGASLPAVKVLNGTAQAMPLVTESVDALTCAQAFHWFADERALEEIHRVLRPGGHLGLVWNVRDERVDWVAQVTRILERYEGSTPRFHTGQWRRAFAGSRFEDLRLREFSYQHIGPPEQVIVARTLSVSFIAALPDEQKQRVAEQLHELIATHPALKGRSEVAFPYRTEAYSTRALA from the coding sequence ATGACGGATGTACATGGCAGTGCGCAGGAAGGTTTCTCCCGCGAGGCGAAGGCCTACGCCCACGGGCGCCCGGACTATCCCGACGAGCTGCTGGGCTGGCTCGGCGAGGAGCTGGGCATAGGTGCCGACACGGAAGTGGTCGACCTCGGTGCCGGTACCGGGAAGTTCACTTCCCTGTTGCTGCGCACTGGTGCGCAGGTCACGGCCATCGAGCCGGTGGCGGCCATGCGGGAGCAGCTCGGTGCTTCCTTGCCCGCTGTGAAGGTGCTCAACGGCACGGCCCAGGCGATGCCGCTGGTGACGGAAAGCGTCGATGCGCTGACCTGTGCCCAGGCCTTCCACTGGTTCGCCGACGAGCGGGCGCTCGAGGAAATCCATCGCGTGTTGCGGCCGGGCGGCCACCTGGGGCTGGTCTGGAATGTGCGCGACGAGCGCGTCGACTGGGTTGCCCAGGTGACGCGCATTCTCGAACGCTACGAAGGCAGCACGCCGCGCTTCCACACCGGGCAGTGGCGCCGCGCCTTTGCCGGGTCGCGCTTCGAAGACCTGCGCCTGCGCGAATTCAGCTACCAGCACATCGGCCCGCCGGAGCAGGTGATTGTCGCGCGTACCCTGTCGGTGAGCTTCATCGCGGCGTTGCCCGACGAGCAGAAGCAGCGGGTCGCCGAGCAACTTCACGAGCTGATCGCCACGCACCCCGCGCTGAAGGGGCGCAGCGAAGTCGCCTTCCCCTATCGCACCGAGGCCTACAGCACCCGCGCGCTGGCCTGA
- the fba gene encoding class II fructose-bisphosphate aldolase (catalyzes the reversible aldol condensation of dihydroxyacetonephosphate and glyceraldehyde 3-phosphate in the Calvin cycle, glycolysis, and/or gluconeogenesis), producing MALISMRQMLDHAAEFGYGVPAFNVNNLEQMRAIMEAADKTDSPVIVQASAGARKYAGAPFLRHLILAAIEEFPHIPVCMHQDHGTSPDVCQRSIQLGFSSVMMDGSLKEDGKTPADYEYNVRVTQQTVAFAHACGVSVEGELGCLGSLETGMAGEEDGVGAEGVLDHSQLLTDPEEAADFVKKTQVDALAIAIGTSHGAYKFTKPPTGDVLSIERIKEIHKRIPNTHLVMHGSSSVPQEWLKVINEFGGDIKETYGVPVEEIVEGIKHGVRKVNIDTDLRLASTGAIRRMMAEQPSEFDPRKFFAQTIVAMRDICIARYEAFGTAGHASKIKPISLEGMFQRYAKGELTAKVN from the coding sequence ATGGCACTCATCAGCATGCGCCAAATGCTGGACCACGCCGCCGAGTTCGGCTACGGCGTTCCGGCTTTCAACGTCAACAACCTCGAGCAGATGCGCGCCATCATGGAAGCGGCCGACAAGACCGATTCCCCGGTGATCGTGCAGGCCTCCGCTGGTGCCCGCAAATACGCCGGTGCGCCCTTCCTGCGCCACCTGATCCTCGCGGCCATCGAGGAATTCCCGCACATCCCGGTGTGCATGCACCAGGATCACGGCACCAGCCCTGACGTCTGCCAGCGCTCCATCCAGCTGGGCTTCTCCTCCGTCATGATGGACGGCTCGCTGAAGGAAGACGGCAAGACCCCGGCCGACTACGAGTACAACGTCCGCGTCACCCAGCAGACCGTTGCCTTCGCCCACGCCTGCGGCGTGTCCGTGGAAGGTGAGCTGGGTTGCCTGGGCTCCCTGGAAACCGGTATGGCCGGCGAGGAAGACGGCGTTGGCGCCGAAGGCGTGCTGGACCACAGCCAGCTGCTGACCGATCCGGAAGAAGCCGCGGACTTCGTCAAGAAGACCCAGGTCGACGCCCTGGCCATCGCCATCGGCACCAGCCACGGCGCCTACAAGTTCACCAAGCCGCCGACCGGCGACGTGCTCTCCATCGAGCGCATCAAGGAAATCCACAAGCGCATCCCCAACACCCACCTGGTGATGCACGGCTCCTCCTCGGTGCCGCAAGAGTGGCTGAAGGTGATCAACGAGTTCGGCGGCGACATCAAGGAAACCTACGGCGTGCCGGTCGAGGAAATCGTCGAAGGCATCAAGCACGGCGTGCGCAAGGTCAACATCGACACCGACCTGCGCCTGGCTTCCACCGGCGCCATCCGCCGCATGATGGCCGAGCAGCCGAGCGAGTTCGACCCGCGCAAGTTCTTCGCCCAGACCATCGTCGCCATGCGTGATATCTGCATCGCTCGCTACGAAGCCTTCGGCACCGCCGGCCATGCCTCGAAGATCAAGCCGATCTCCCTGGAAGGCATGTTCCAGCGTTACGCCAAGGGTGAGCTGACCGCGAAGGTCAACTGA
- a CDS encoding MliC family protein yields the protein MLRYLVPALALALVAGCSSHSTGGNSAVQGGWNHWVCDSKAEVRWRYVDPSKSVVDLKLGEDDVVHHLEEEPGGSGAFYSDGLIGLSIKGDQGLVYWVESNDLIGRGCKAH from the coding sequence ATGTTGCGTTATCTCGTCCCGGCCCTGGCGCTTGCGCTGGTGGCGGGTTGTTCCAGTCACTCGACAGGCGGCAACTCCGCTGTGCAGGGTGGTTGGAACCACTGGGTCTGCGACAGCAAGGCCGAAGTGCGGTGGCGTTACGTGGACCCCAGCAAGTCGGTCGTCGACCTGAAGCTGGGGGAGGACGACGTGGTTCATCACCTGGAAGAGGAACCCGGCGGCTCCGGCGCTTTCTATAGCGACGGGCTGATCGGCTTGAGCATCAAAGGTGACCAGGGCCTGGTGTACTGGGTCGAGAGCAACGACCTGATCGGCCGTGGTTGCAAGGCGCACTGA
- a CDS encoding phosphoglycerate kinase, whose product MTVLKMTDLDLQGKRVLIREDLNVPVKDGVVKSDARILASLPTIKLALEKGAAVMVCSHLGRPTEGEFSAENSLQPVADYLSKALGRAVPLVKDYLGGVEVKPGEVVLFENVRFNKGEKKNADELAQQYAALCDVFVMDAFGTAHRAEGSTHGVAKFAKVAAAGPLLAAELDALGKALGNPARPMAAIVAGSKVSTKLDVLNSLALICDQLIVGGGIANTFLAAAGHKVGKSLYEADLVDTAKAIAAKVSVPLPVDVVVANEFAETAVATVKDIADVADDDMILDIGPKTAAQFAELLKTSKTILWNGPVGVFEFDQFGEGTKTLAKAIAEGTAFSIAGGGDTLAAIDKYGIGEQISYISTGGGAFLEFVEGKVLPAVEVLEQRAKA is encoded by the coding sequence ATGACCGTGTTGAAGATGACCGACCTCGACCTCCAAGGTAAGCGCGTGCTGATCCGCGAAGACCTCAACGTTCCGGTGAAGGACGGTGTGGTCAAGAGCGACGCGCGCATCCTGGCCTCGCTGCCGACCATCAAGCTGGCCCTGGAAAAGGGCGCGGCGGTGATGGTCTGCTCGCACCTGGGCCGCCCGACCGAGGGTGAATTCTCCGCCGAGAACAGCCTGCAACCGGTTGCCGACTACCTGTCCAAGGCCCTCGGCCGCGCTGTGCCGCTGGTCAAGGACTACCTGGGTGGCGTCGAAGTGAAGCCGGGCGAAGTCGTGCTGTTCGAGAACGTGCGCTTCAACAAGGGCGAGAAGAAGAACGCCGACGAGCTGGCCCAGCAATACGCCGCCCTGTGCGACGTGTTCGTCATGGATGCCTTCGGCACCGCCCACCGTGCCGAGGGTTCGACCCACGGCGTGGCCAAGTTCGCCAAGGTCGCCGCGGCCGGCCCGCTGCTGGCCGCCGAACTGGATGCCCTGGGCAAGGCCCTGGGCAACCCGGCCCGCCCGATGGCTGCCATCGTCGCCGGCTCCAAGGTTTCCACCAAGCTCGACGTGCTCAACAGCCTGGCGCTGATCTGCGACCAGCTGATCGTCGGTGGCGGCATCGCCAACACCTTCCTCGCTGCGGCGGGCCACAAGGTCGGCAAGTCGCTGTACGAGGCCGACCTGGTCGATACCGCCAAGGCCATCGCCGCCAAAGTCAGCGTTCCGCTGCCGGTGGACGTCGTGGTTGCCAATGAGTTCGCCGAGACCGCCGTTGCCACCGTCAAGGACATCGCTGACGTGGCCGACGACGACATGATCCTGGACATCGGTCCGAAGACCGCCGCCCAGTTCGCCGAGCTGCTGAAGACTTCGAAGACCATCCTGTGGAACGGTCCGGTCGGCGTGTTCGAGTTCGACCAGTTCGGCGAAGGCACCAAAACCCTGGCCAAGGCCATCGCCGAAGGCACCGCCTTCAGCATCGCCGGCGGTGGCGACACCCTGGCGGCTATCGACAAGTACGGCATCGGCGAGCAGATCTCCTACATTTCCACCGGTGGTGGCGCCTTCCTCGAGTTCGTCGAGGGCAAGGTCCTGCCGGCCGTGGAAGTGCTGGAACAGCGCGCCAAGGCCTGA
- the epd gene encoding erythrose-4-phosphate dehydrogenase: MSKRPYRVALNGYGRIGRCVFRALHERGAKADFSIVALNDLADLASLEYLTRFDSTHGRFPGEVSVADGCLHVGGDCVKVFREAEPEAIDWRALDIDLVLECSGVYNTRADGERFLGAGAPRVLFSQPMASEVDIDATVVFGINQQGLSGAETLVSNASCTTNCSVPLLKLLNEAVGIEYVSITTIHSAMNDQPVIDAYHHEDLRRTRSAFQSVIPVSTGLARGIERLLPELAGRIQAKAIRVPTVNVSALDITLQVSRDTSAEEINRVLRQAATEGPLKGLLAYTELPHASCDFNHDPHSAIVDGSQTRVSGPRLVNVLAWFDNEWGFANRMLDTAGHYLRVAATER, encoded by the coding sequence ATGTCCAAGCGCCCTTACCGAGTTGCCCTCAACGGTTACGGCCGTATCGGCCGCTGCGTGTTCCGTGCTCTGCACGAACGCGGCGCCAAGGCTGATTTCTCCATCGTCGCGCTGAACGACCTGGCGGACCTGGCCAGCCTGGAGTACCTGACCCGCTTCGACTCCACCCACGGCCGCTTTCCCGGCGAGGTGAGTGTGGCCGACGGCTGCCTGCATGTGGGCGGCGACTGCGTGAAGGTATTCCGCGAAGCCGAACCCGAGGCCATCGACTGGCGCGCCCTGGACATCGACCTGGTGCTGGAATGCTCCGGTGTCTACAACACCCGCGCCGACGGCGAGCGCTTCCTCGGTGCCGGTGCGCCGCGGGTGCTGTTCTCCCAGCCGATGGCCAGCGAGGTGGACATCGATGCCACCGTGGTCTTCGGCATCAACCAGCAGGGTCTCTCGGGCGCCGAGACGCTGGTGTCCAACGCCTCCTGCACCACCAACTGCAGCGTGCCGTTGCTCAAGTTGCTGAACGAAGCCGTGGGCATCGAGTACGTCTCGATCACCACCATTCACTCGGCGATGAACGACCAGCCGGTGATCGACGCCTACCACCACGAAGATCTGCGCCGCACGCGCTCGGCCTTCCAGTCGGTGATCCCGGTGTCCACCGGGCTGGCACGAGGCATCGAGCGCCTGCTGCCGGAACTCGCCGGGCGAATCCAGGCCAAAGCCATTCGGGTGCCGACGGTGAACGTCTCGGCCCTGGACATCACCCTGCAGGTCTCCCGCGATACGTCCGCCGAGGAGATCAACCGCGTGCTGCGCCAGGCTGCCACCGAAGGCCCGCTGAAAGGCCTGCTGGCGTACACCGAGCTGCCCCACGCCAGCTGCGATTTCAATCACGACCCGCATTCGGCCATCGTCGATGGCAGCCAGACCCGCGTTTCCGGCCCCCGCCTGGTGAACGTGCTGGCCTGGTTCGACAACGAGTGGGGGTTCGCCAACCGCATGCTCGACACCGCAGGGCACTACCTGCGGGTCGCCGCTACCGAACGTTAA
- the tkt gene encoding transketolase, which produces MPSRRERANAIRALSMDAVQKANSGHPGAPMGMADIAEVLWRDFLKHNPSNPQWADRDRFVLSNGHGSMLIYSLLHLTGYDVTVDDLKNFRQMHSRTPGHPEYGYTAGVETTTGPLGQGIANAVGMALAEKVLAAQFNRDGHSIVDHYTYAFLGDGCMMEGISHEVASLAGTLRLNKLVAFYDDNGISIDGEVHGWFTDDTPKRFEAYGWQVIRNVDGHDADEIKTAIETARKSDVPTLICCKTIIGFGSPNKQGKEESHGAALGVDEVAATRAALGWNHAPFEVPADVYAEWSAKDTGATREAEWNKRFAAYEAAHPELAAEFERRVAGELPADFAEKAAAYVADVALKGETIASRKASQNALNAFGPLLPELLGGSADLAGSNLTLWKGCKGVSADDANGNYMFYGVREFGMSAIMNGVALHGGFIPYGATFLIFMEYARNAVRMSALMKQRVLYVFTHDSIGLGEDGPTHQPIEQLASLRLTPNLDTWRPADAVESAVAWKYAIERADGPSALIFSRQNLPHQPRDAAQLADVARGAYVLKDCDGEPELILIATGSEVGLAVQAFDKLSAEGRKVRVVSMPSTSVFDQQDAGYKQAVLPVQVAARIAIEAAHADYWYKYVGLEGRVIGMTTFGESAPAPALFEHFGFTVENVLEVAAELLEA; this is translated from the coding sequence ATGCCCAGCCGTCGTGAGCGAGCCAACGCCATCCGCGCACTGAGCATGGATGCCGTGCAGAAAGCCAACAGCGGCCATCCCGGCGCCCCCATGGGCATGGCGGATATCGCCGAAGTCCTCTGGCGCGACTTCCTCAAGCACAACCCGAGCAACCCGCAGTGGGCTGACCGTGACCGCTTCGTGCTGTCCAACGGCCACGGCTCGATGCTGATCTACTCGCTGCTGCACCTCACCGGCTACGACGTCACCGTCGATGACCTGAAGAACTTCCGCCAGATGCACTCGCGCACGCCGGGTCACCCGGAATACGGCTACACCGCCGGCGTCGAGACCACCACCGGCCCGCTGGGCCAGGGCATCGCCAATGCCGTGGGCATGGCGCTGGCCGAGAAGGTGCTGGCCGCCCAGTTCAACCGTGACGGCCACAGCATCGTCGACCACTACACCTACGCCTTCCTGGGCGACGGCTGCATGATGGAGGGCATCTCCCATGAAGTCGCTTCGCTGGCCGGCACCCTGCGCCTGAACAAGCTGGTCGCCTTCTACGACGACAACGGCATCTCCATCGATGGCGAAGTCCACGGCTGGTTCACCGACGACACCCCCAAGCGCTTCGAAGCCTACGGCTGGCAGGTGATCCGCAATGTCGACGGGCATGACGCCGACGAGATCAAGACCGCCATCGAGACCGCCCGCAAGAGCGACGTGCCGACCCTGATCTGCTGCAAGACCATCATCGGCTTCGGCTCGCCGAACAAGCAGGGCAAGGAAGAAAGCCACGGCGCCGCCCTGGGCGTCGACGAAGTGGCCGCCACCCGCGCCGCGCTGGGCTGGAACCACGCGCCGTTCGAAGTCCCGGCGGACGTCTACGCCGAGTGGAGCGCCAAGGACACCGGCGCCACCCGCGAAGCCGAGTGGAACAAGCGTTTCGCCGCCTACGAGGCTGCGCACCCGGAACTGGCCGCCGAGTTCGAGCGCCGTGTTGCCGGTGAACTGCCGGCCGACTTCGCCGAGAAGGCTGCCGCCTACGTCGCCGACGTCGCCCTGAAAGGCGAGACCATCGCCAGCCGCAAGGCCAGCCAGAACGCCCTGAACGCCTTCGGCCCGCTGCTGCCGGAACTGCTGGGCGGCTCCGCCGACCTTGCCGGTTCCAACCTGACCCTGTGGAAAGGCTGCAAGGGTGTGAGCGCCGACGACGCCAACGGCAACTACATGTTCTACGGCGTGCGCGAGTTCGGCATGAGCGCCATCATGAACGGCGTGGCCCTGCACGGCGGCTTCATCCCCTACGGCGCGACCTTCCTGATCTTCATGGAATACGCCCGCAACGCAGTGCGCATGTCCGCCCTGATGAAGCAGCGCGTGCTCTATGTGTTCACCCACGACTCCATCGGTCTGGGCGAAGACGGCCCGACCCACCAGCCGATCGAGCAGCTGGCCAGCCTGCGCCTGACCCCGAACCTGGACACCTGGCGCCCGGCCGACGCCGTGGAATCCGCGGTGGCCTGGAAGTACGCCATCGAGCGTGCCGACGGTCCGTCCGCGCTGATCTTCAGCCGCCAGAACCTGCCGCACCAGCCGCGCGACGCCGCCCAGCTGGCCGACGTGGCGCGTGGCGCCTACGTGCTGAAGGACTGCGACGGCGAGCCGGAACTGATCCTGATCGCCACCGGTTCCGAAGTCGGCCTGGCCGTCCAGGCGTTCGACAAGCTGAGCGCCGAAGGCCGCAAGGTGCGCGTGGTCTCCATGCCGTCCACCAGCGTCTTCGACCAGCAGGATGCCGGCTACAAGCAGGCCGTGCTGCCGGTCCAGGTCGCTGCGCGCATCGCCATCGAAGCTGCCCACGCCGACTACTGGTACAAGTACGTCGGCCTGGAAGGCCGTGTCATCGGCATGACCACCTTCGGTGAGTCGGCCCCGGCCCCGGCGCTGTTCGAGCACTTCGGCTTCACCGTCGAGAACGTGCTGGAAGTCGCCGCCGAGCTGCTCGAAGCCTGA